AGTTGGAGTAGGAAAACTAGTCGAAAATGTTCGTACTTGTGTGTGTCCAGagctggcaaacaatttgcgtAAAGTTTGATTATGTGTGTAAACCGGCcagtattttccatttcaagtTGCTACACATTTTGCATGTGCCAACAATGCCGGCGGCCATGTTCGGCACAACAGCTGCCAATTATTAGGACCGAATTTCAAGTCGATCTCAACAGGCCTTTCGAATTAGTTCGAACGCTCGGACAAAAAGATGTCGGGCACAAAACAAGCGAATCTTAAAATGGAGCAACTACTTTCTCGTCGCCGCAGATACAAGATCAAAAGTGCCAAGAGGTAGGCTATGTTTGCGGATACTATCTCAGCTTTCAGCTCATCTATTTCATCGCCAGGGGTATCTGCAAATTCTTGCCCGACTTGAGGTGCAAATCTGTGGATGGCATCCGGCACCAGATGAAGGATCTGCTGCTCCTATTGCTTCCGTCCTCGGATTTCTATAAGAAATCGCGGCGGTTCTACAAGCGCTGCACAAAACCAGATCGCCAGGAGTTCCAGCGCATTAGCATTGCCATTGGCGTGGGTTTCCTCATGATGGGTTTGATTGGATTCGTCGTCAAGCTGATGCACATACCCATAGTGAACATCATCATGGACTGAGATATAAAGCTCGAGTGGAAATAAAGATACCATTCCGCTGCTTAGAGTCGAGAAAGTTTTCTGGGCGGAGGCCAATGTTTCTGGAACAGAGACAAGATGCTGGGTTTGACCTAAGGGTGTGAAGGAGATCATCCTTTTGCTTGCCAggtttttctttaaatacaGTCGCTTCCATGTATTTCATTCATGGACTCTGTAATTTAATCTAAGTTGCTTGCCTTGAAATAGGATTGCTGGATTTTAGAAGTGAACATTTTTGCAGCATTTAATTTGCTTCAATGTGGGCTTGaaagtaatattttgttgGCAAACCGAATTGGAACACCATTTAACGTTGCCAAGTGCCAACAAACATACGTTAGCAAACTGAAGGAGGTCATATGCGAAGTCAGATCCCTGAGATAGCGACAATGATGTTAAATGGTTTCTGGGCCAGGAAAATGGTTTCCTTAAGGAAACACTCACCTGTTCAGCAAAGGcctctttaaaatatattcagcaaaactaaaaatttcAACAGAAtggttttttttgtagcaGCAAGGCAAAACTTGTTGACCAAATCAAGGGGCGAAGCTTTTATCTGAGcacttgcagctgcagctgcagcagagGGAATCAAGAGCCGGGTCCTTGACGCATCAGTATCCATATCCCTTGGACTCCGGCGTGTGCATTGCATTGTCGCATGTGTCTCCATTTGCTGCTGTTATGTTTTATTGATGAGTCTCGAAAACCAAAATTGATGATGCCACGCTCTaccccatccgcatccgcatcctcatccgcatcgGCATCCGCGTCCTTGCGGCGTTGGAAGGAGCACAATCGAGATGCCTTGTTGTTCCCGCTGTTGCCGGCGGCAAATGGCgaaaatttattcaaaacttCGACGCAGTTGCATCCTTTAACGGCCCGTTCGTGCAACAGGCGTCAAAGGAGTTGATGAAGGGAAATTGACGTGGTCGGAATTAAGTGCAGGCGTTCTCGCGGGAATCTTGGAAAAGTTGAAGCGACTCGGATATCGAACGGAGGTCCTTTAAATGGAACGAAAAAGGGGTTTCTACTCACGACTCCTCTCTTCATTTGTGTTAGTTTTCTCAGAATGATATTgaattgtattacattttatgtGCATTTATATAAACTTGCGCACTTCCTGTTAGCTGGCCTCactttaaatacattaaaagaGAAAAATCTTGGACAATATATTACTATGTTTATTCTTCATGAGCTAAAAACAGAGTAAACCGAACCTCTTATGCCACATGTAGCCAGCCAGggaattttattaaaagctaATTTTGCTCTTGGGCCAAACAATCGCACACTTTTTCATGCTGTCCCTCGGCTGCCTTGTTCTAGTTTTCTTCTtgatgcattttaattaaaagtgaagtGCGGCCATTAATTTGCAACTACAAATTACACTCAATAAAACATGTCTGCCACACTGATTTTTCGGCACGAATCGGCTGCACGAGGGGGAGCGAGAGGGAGAACGTATGcatgtgtaagtgtgtgtcaGAGGGCtagaaagagagaaagagtggtaatagagagagagggagagaggcgGGCAATCAATTTGCACTTTGACTACAATTACTGATTTTCGACACTTCAAAGGATTTTATAAATTGCCATTTGCTCTCAGCCCTCAAAAAAAGTTCTACGTTGCTTCTCTGactttggcaatttgttttggccttttcccttgcccacacacacacatgcacacaccagcacacaccagcacacaccagcacacacattcatacccacacacacgcacacactgagACGGGCAcatgtgttttttgttctcATCTTGATTGCGCCTACCATGTACAACTTTAATTAACTCAATGTGCGACTCCTGCGGCCAAATGGCAGGCAGTCCGAACAGCCAGGACTTGAAAATAGTTTCTGcgtggcaaaagcaaaagcagctgTAGCAGTAGCAAATGGAGGCAAAGAGTAAATGGattttttgttagtttggCGTGCTGCAAATTAGGTTTCGGATGAATGGCAAACCTAATGAGGTGCACCGGATCGGGGCCCGTCAAGGTGGCTACCAGTTAACAGTTAAGGACACTCTTTTGGTCACCCAAGTTGAAGTTATTTCCCTTGGCCGATGACTGCGTACTTTAGGCCACATTTTGGCTCTGCAATTTCCATGCAAAGcgcaaaaaacatttttacacATATGACTGACGCTGATTGCGTTTGTCACGTCGCCGAAATAAAATTGCTGGGCGACCCCAAAAACTGACGGCTACGCAAAACGGAGAGGTGGCGAAAAAAatccccaaaaaaaattgtattctcAACAGCTTTCAACGTACCAATACCCATTACTCTGCGTCGAGTTCAATATGCTTAAAGTATGCAatgatttttttgcaaactGGATATACAATTAATTATGTTTACTGCATGCTTTTCAACAGCTTTACTATATATTGCTTGGGAATAATGGTAAATTCTGTGGTAAAGGGTATAAAGTTGCAAAGAAAAAGTTGTTGTTGAGTTGGACTCCGCTGGCATTGTACGTCTATATATATGCACACCTCATTCCCTCGGTTTTTTTTGGGCCTTTCTTGCATCTGCGCCAAAAATCGGTTAGCGGAAGCGGAATTGCAGTAAAATCGTCATCGATGAACTCGGCGACCTCTTTACGCATGCAAACAACCACACTCATCCGTCCgccattgcgtatacgtaacgtgCGCCAAGCGATTGTCGCAGTTGCggaatatttgcataatttagcGATTGAATTTTATGCTCAAAAGCAAAGCGCGCAGCATCTGCTTTCCTCTTCCTACATAAACGTACATCAGGGCGAAAACGATGGTCGTGGTGTGGTGGTGGAAGAATTGAGGAGCTTCATCCATTTCGCTTTtcatatattaattatataatttttgctGCATT
This sequence is a window from Drosophila teissieri strain GT53w chromosome 2R, Prin_Dtei_1.1, whole genome shotgun sequence. Protein-coding genes within it:
- the LOC122614550 gene encoding protein transport protein Sec61 subunit gamma: MSGTKQANLKMEQLLSRRRRYKIKSAKRGICKFLPDLRCKSVDGIRHQMKDLLLLLLPSSDFYKKSRRFYKRCTKPDRQEFQRISIAIGVGFLMMGLIGFVVKLMHIPIVNIIMD